A segment of the Xenorhabdus bovienii SS-2004 genome:
ATAAAATTTGAATGCAGTATTTCTATCATGGAACCACGGGTGATACGGGAAATGCTGGCAATATAGGCAAGAGACAAAGCCACCATCGGCAGGATCATGTACTTCGGTGCACCACCATTCCAGCCTCCCCCCGGCAGCCATTTCAATATAATGGCAAAAATCAGCACCAATAAGGGAGCGACCACGAAGCTGGGGATCACCACTCCGGTCATGGCAAAACCCATCACCGTGTAATCCCATTTAGTATTCTGATTCAGTGCTGCGATAGTGCCTGCACTGACGCCCAATACAACAGCCATAATAAAAGCAGCAAATCCCAGTTTGGCAGAAACCGGCAATGCTTCGGCCACCAAATCGTTAACACTGTAATCTTTATATTTGAATGATGGGCCAAAATCCCCTTTTGAAAGCTGGACTAAGTAATTGAAGTATTGTTTATAGATAGGATCATTCAGATGATATTTCGCTTCGATATTTGCCATCACTTCTGGCGGTAATTTTCGTTCACCCGTAAATGGACTGCCTGGTGCCAACCGCATCATGAAAAATGAAATAGTAATTAGAATTAAAAGTGTCGGGATCGCCTCTAAACAGCGGCGTAAAATAAATTTAAACATTGCCCGTTCCTATTGTTTGACCAAACCATGGCCTTTAATAATTTTACAGCCGGGTGACCTGATTCAGGCCACCCGACTGTTCCTAGTGTTTTATAATGTAAAAATCCTTGGTATGGATGTTATCCAATGGGTCTTTACCGGTATAACCCCCCACATAAGGTTTCACTAAACGGGTACTTACATAATAATAAAGCGGAACAACGGCGGAATCTTTATCTATCAGAGCATTCGCTTGTTTGTAGATTTCTGCTCGTTCTGCATCGCTCTTCACTTTTAGTGCTTCTTTCATCAAAGCATCAAATGCTTCACTCTTGTAATGAGCTGTATTGTTGCTGCTATAAGATAATTTAACATTCAGGAAAGTAGTGGGTTCGTTATAATCAGCACACCAGCCTGCACGAGCGATGTCATAATTGCCTTGATGGCGGGTATCAAGGAAAGTTTTCCATTCCTGATTCTCTAAAGAAACCTCAGCACCGATATTTTTCTTCCAGATGGCAGCGGCCGCAATCGCCATTTTTTTATGCAGATCAGAAGTGTTATACAACAAACTGATTTTCAGCGGGTTTTCTTTGCTAAATCCCGCCTCTGCCAAGAGTTTTTTGGCTTCTTCATTACGTTGCTGCTGGTTTAATTTAGTGTACCAATCTGGTTTTTCATCTTTAAAATTGGCAATGTAAGGCGGCACCCAACCGTAAGCCGGCGTGTCACCTTGATTCTTAACCTTATTAGTAATCAAATCGCGATCCATACCCAATTTTAATGCGGTACGGACGCGAGGATCATTGAAGGGTGGCTTCTGGTTGTTAATTTCATAAAAGTAAGTACACAAATAAGGATTAACACGTAGTTGATCGGGAATTTCTTTTTTTAGTTTTTGGAATAGCTCGATCGGTAGATTGCTATAAGTTATGTCAATTTCACCGCTGCGATAACGGTTGACATCAGTCACTTCAGACGAAATAGGCAGGAAGGTAACTTGGTCAATGATAGTATTTTTGTTATCCCAATATGTCGGGCTACGCTCGAAAACAAGGCGTTCATTGATGTTCCAGCTTTTCAGTTTATAAGCACCATTACCTACGAAATTTTTCGGCTGAGTCCATCTGTCTCCATATTTTTCAACTGTTGCACGGTGCACTGGTGACATTGTCGAATGAATCAATAGTCTGACCAGATAGGGAACGGGTTCGCTGAGTGTTACCTGAAAGGTATGGTCATCCAACGCCTTAACACCCAGTGACTCCGGCTTTTGTTTTCCCTTGATGACATCATCAACATTAAGAATATGAGCATATTGGAGATAACTTGCGTAAGGCGATGCTGTATTTGGATCAGCCAGTCGGCGCCAACTGTAAACAAAATCCTGCGCAGTAACCGGGTCACCATTCGACCACTTCGCATCTTTACGCAGATGAAATGTCCAAACCTTGAAATCCTGATTTTCCCAATGAGTCGCTACGCCGGGTAAAATTTCGCCATTCGGGCCATTAATCACAATTCCTTCAAATAAATCACGAGCAATATTGGATTCTGGTACCCCTTCAATTTTATGAGGATCTAAAGATTGCGGCTCAGAGCCATTATTACGCACCAAGACTTGTTTTTCAGCCAACTGCACCCCCGCAGGAACTTGTGCGGCAAATGCCTGCCAACCCGTCATCATACCTAACGCTACCGTAATGCCAGCAGCTAACCTTTTCTTTGTTGTGTTCATCATCTTATTATTACTCCAATTGATATCATCCGACTTTTAAAAGCCATATTCATTTTTTGGAATGGTTGTTTTCCGTATCCAAAAGAAACGATTTTGTTTGCAGTAAGACAATCCTTTGCAAT
Coding sequences within it:
- the oppA gene encoding oligopeptide ABC transporter substrate-binding protein OppA produces the protein MMNTTKKRLAAGITVALGMMTGWQAFAAQVPAGVQLAEKQVLVRNNGSEPQSLDPHKIEGVPESNIARDLFEGIVINGPNGEILPGVATHWENQDFKVWTFHLRKDAKWSNGDPVTAQDFVYSWRRLADPNTASPYASYLQYAHILNVDDVIKGKQKPESLGVKALDDHTFQVTLSEPVPYLVRLLIHSTMSPVHRATVEKYGDRWTQPKNFVGNGAYKLKSWNINERLVFERSPTYWDNKNTIIDQVTFLPISSEVTDVNRYRSGEIDITYSNLPIELFQKLKKEIPDQLRVNPYLCTYFYEINNQKPPFNDPRVRTALKLGMDRDLITNKVKNQGDTPAYGWVPPYIANFKDEKPDWYTKLNQQQRNEEAKKLLAEAGFSKENPLKISLLYNTSDLHKKMAIAAAAIWKKNIGAEVSLENQEWKTFLDTRHQGNYDIARAGWCADYNEPTTFLNVKLSYSSNNTAHYKSEAFDALMKEALKVKSDAERAEIYKQANALIDKDSAVVPLYYYVSTRLVKPYVGGYTGKDPLDNIHTKDFYIIKH
- the oppB gene encoding oligopeptide ABC transporter permease OppB, with amino-acid sequence MFKFILRRCLEAIPTLLILITISFFMMRLAPGSPFTGERKLPPEVMANIEAKYHLNDPIYKQYFNYLVQLSKGDFGPSFKYKDYSVNDLVAEALPVSAKLGFAAFIMAVVLGVSAGTIAALNQNTKWDYTVMGFAMTGVVIPSFVVAPLLVLIFAIILKWLPGGGWNGGAPKYMILPMVALSLAYIASISRITRGSMIEILHSNFIRTARAKGLPLRAIIFRHALKPALLPVISYMGPAFVGIITGSMVIETIFGLPGLGQLFVNGALNRDYSLVLSLTILVGGLTILFNAIVDVLYAVIDPKIRY